A single region of the Podospora pseudopauciseta strain CBS 411.78 chromosome 1, whole genome shotgun sequence genome encodes:
- a CDS encoding hypothetical protein (EggNog:ENOG503P65Q), whose amino-acid sequence MSRVIFSALDIQSISGHSLLPPEVVAFVKALPPTVKSQSPRSPTTQVLDMWRRCSAFLLHEDRQERTLLPPPQGSQWQVKELQRALDKFLVHFLDEHTQVRQNQGEDLNAVIQEFVKFGYVVFSHSCSWRYSFEAEHTCSSKGIVMMPGLERLTRRNGEVLEKPQVIVPPLFENTH is encoded by the exons ATGTCACGCGTCATTTTTTCTGCCCTTGATATCCAAAGCATCTCTGGACATTCTTTGCTTCCTCCCGAGGTCGTGGCATTCGTCAAGGCATTGCCTCCTACAGTGAAGTCTCAAAGCCCAAGGTCACCAA CGACCCAAGTGCTGGACATGTGGCGTCGATGCTCTGCTTTCCTCCTTCATGAGGACAGACAAGAAAGGACACTCTTGCCTCCCCCACAAGGCAGCCAATGGCAAGTGAAGGAACTGCAAAGGGCCCTTGATAAGTTCTTGGTGCATTTTCTTGATGAGCACACCCAGGTTCGACAGAATCAAGGCGAGGATTTGAATGCAGTCATTCAAGAGTTTGTCAAGTTTGGCTACGTGGTCTTTTCCCACTCTTGTAGTTGGCGATATTCATTTGAAGCAGAGCACACGTGCTCGTCAAAAGGAATTGTGATGATGCCTGGACTTGAGAGGTTAACACGCCGGAATGGCGAAGTACTAGAAAAGCCCCAGGTGATAGTTCCACCCCTGTTTGAGAACACTCACTAA
- a CDS encoding hypothetical protein (COG:S; EggNog:ENOG503P1UE), producing MITKAAASYMNGQLSTNIDSAYGYVSFLAQFARQVRDIEIIRQDWRNPSKLVSLLPLLRQFRIRNATDPRDKVYALIGMVQYWGGQHKIAPDYNLDVTNVYWQVSITVIKNMQSLEVLCGTPNATSDGDPRLTHPGHPSWVIDWSYRPSATENIRLETQGFYDASSRLPPGQVRLHGRLLLEVEGVELDRIHWVCDEVVNSHHGRDGGARRWREVVKSWEELVAEVLGDDNRPYAGGGTVGNAFWRTICGNIEYTHAGISLAGDDVSSAYAKWRSVDFHHRRTTSIVGDHLQEPVFNAKYGMTEKELESEKRNAFHYAVRFACSDRKFFITDKGYIGTGPRGVSSGDRVSVVSGSRVPLILRPSTQEVGCNHRVVETLIKRPEDRVFYQAGEEAKQMMRQGDSVCNELHRGLYNLIGDAYVHGAMDGVGLPADGSFLAPVFLR from the exons ATGATCACGAAAGCAGCGGCGTCATATATGAACGGCCAGCTTTCTACAAACATCGACTCGGCCTACGGATACGTATCATTCTTGGCACAATTTGCACGGCAAGTAAGAGATATCGAGATCATCCGACAGGATTGGCGAAACCCATCAAAGCTCGTTTCACTGCTTCCTCTGCTCCGACAGTTCAGGATACGGAATGCAACAGACCCCAGAGATAAGGTGTATGCACTCATCGGCATGGTCCAGTATTGGGGTGGCCAGCACAAGATTGCTCCCGACTACAACCTTGACGTGACAAATGTTTACTGGCAGGTGTCTATCACAGTCATCAAAAACATGCAGTCGCTTGAGGTTCTGTGTGGCACACCAAACGCCACAAGTGATGGCGACCCACGGCTCACCCATCCAGGGCATCCCTCCTGGGTGATAGACTG GAGTTACAGACCAAGTGCCACCGAAAACATCCGCCTTGAAACACAAGGATTCTATGATGCCTCAAGCCGCCTGCCCCCCGGCCAGGTTCGTCTTCACGGCCGGCTCCTATTAGAGGTAGAAGGAGTTGAGCTCGATCGGATCCACTGGGTCTGCGACGAAGTAGTCAACTCCCATCACGGCAGAGACGGTGGCGCCAGACGATGGCGAGAGGTCGTGAAGAGTTGGGAAGAGCTAGTCGCCGAGGTCCTAGGAGACGACAATCGACCATATGCTGGTGGAGGAACCGTTGGCAATGCCTTTTGGCGCACTATCTGCGGTAACATTGAATACACCCACGCTGGAATATCCCTCGCTGGGGACGATGTGTCGTCAGCATACGCCAAATGGCGAAGCGTCGACTTTCATCATAGAAGAACGACATCAATCGTTGGTGATCACCTGCAGGAACCGGTCTTCAATGCCAAGTATGGGATGActgagaaggagttggagtCTGAAAAGAGGAACGCATTCCACTACGCCGTCAGGTTTGCGTGCAGTGATAGGAAGTTCTTTATCACGGATAAGGGTTACATCGGGACTGGCCCTCGCGGCGTAAGCAGTGGTGATAGGGTTTCTGTTGTGTCGGGGAGCCGGGTACCGCTGATATTGCGACCTTCAACACAAGAGGTAGGGTGCAACCATAGAGTGGTTGAGACGTTGATCAAGCGGCCCGAAGACCGAGTGTTCTACCAGGCTGGTGAAGAAGCCAAACAGATGATGAGACAAGGAGATAGCGTCTGCAACGAGTTGCATCGGGGACTGTATAATTTGATAGGGGATGCTTATGTTCATGGGGCTATGGATGGGGTAGGTTTGCCTGCGGATGGGTCTTTTCTTGCTCCAGTGTTTCTTCGGTGA
- a CDS encoding hypothetical protein (EggNog:ENOG503NVJG; COG:O) has protein sequence MFWHKSSPALKMGILGFGTGTAKKLPSDNLLGTPPDTPESSPAPDLQPMATPKLRGALLQQPLLTPPDTGLALNVPKAHDFGSFMDVTTSPEVEETPATPTTEDGPESPTSQLTQEASRFWGEDLSDTASTVLTTPSEAPFTPSKSGYRYPHHVDDLIFDYEDSPETPDTQLTQEASRFWDDTPGTPFTAPSSAPSLAGTPSKPLPGKTRHLLPRQPGLKTPLPCNNCGSLISPNHQHPLQCTHLLCPTCTRQTLITSLISKPFVPAACPCSVSTPIPKSILRQSVTYLQFMAYADKLTENSIPAYQRLYCHNPQCKRFINPKLDVKKGGKVGTCGHCGGNTCKRCGQKGHMFGVSQQTCKLSTSTRRKKERMRG, from the coding sequence ATGTTTTGGCATAAGTCATCGCCAGCTCTCAAGATGGGAATCCTCGGGTTCGGGACCGGCACTGCGAAAAAGCTTCCCTCGGACAACTTACTGGGCACGCCTCCTGATACCCCTGAGTCGAGTCCTGCCCCGGATTTGCAGCCTATGGCCACCCCCAAACTGCGGGGGGCTCTCCTCCAGCAACCACTACTCACACCCCCAGACACTGGGCTTGCGCTCAATGTCCCGAAAGCTCATGATTTTGGATCCTTCATGGATGTCACAACATCTCCAGAAGTTGAAGAAACGCCTGCGACCCCGACAACAGAAGACGGGCCAGAAAGTCCCACCTCCCAGCTTACCCAAGAAGCCTCGAGGTTTTGGGGAGAAGACTTGTCAGACACAGCCTCAACAGTACTCACAACACCATCCGAAGCtcccttcaccccctcaaaatcaGGATACCGCTATCCACACCACGTCGACGACCTAATCTTCGACTACGAAGACTCCCCCGAGACTCCAGACACTCAGCTAACCCAAGAAGCCTCCCGCTTCTGGGACGACACCCCTGGCACCCCCTTCACAGCCCCCTCCTCAGCACCATCCCTAGCAGGAACCCCATCGAAACCTCTCCCAGGAAAAACCCGCCACTTGCTGCCCAGACAACCCGGCCtcaaaacccccctcccatgcAACAACTGCGGCTCTCTAATctcacccaaccaccaacaccccctccaatGCACCCATCTCCTCTGTCCCACCTGCACGAGGCAAaccctcatcacctccctcatctccaaACCCTTCGTCCCAGCAGCCTGTCCTTGCTCTGTCTCAACCCCGATCCCGAAATCCATCCTCCGACAATCAGTAACCTACCTCCAATTCATGGCCTACGCCGACAAACTCACCGAAAACTCCATTCCTGCCTACCAGAGGTTGTACTGCCACAACCCCCAATGCAAAAGATTCATTAACCCGAAGCTGGACGTGAAAAAGGGAGGGAAAGTAGGGACGTGTGGGCACTGTGGGGGAAATACGTGCAAGAGGTGTGGGCAGAAGGGGCATATGTTTGGGGTTAGTCAGCAGACTTGTAAGTTATCTACCTCGACGAGGagaaagaaggagaggatgagAGGCTGA
- a CDS encoding hypothetical protein (COG:U; EggNog:ENOG503P1XW) → MSATTIQSLKVLVESIILDPKYHDILTVVKGARNGAVYGAKVRFPHALVMIMLFRSGTFREKVRLIFNATKTHALNLAKFATIYKSTCLLLKLYGPTPGKEGPYDSFIAGLLGGYVVFGQRSKRGKISSVSQQIVIYIFARVALALARLAVKPGYGLPGVSEPKQSAAISHYAWPVFASMSWAAVMHLFRWHAAELQPSLRSSMVYIYQNSDDWDGLRNFIWHNK, encoded by the exons ATgtcagccaccaccatccagaGCCTCAAG GTTCTTGTGGAGAGCATCATTCTCGACCCAAAATACCATGACATCCTCACAGTTGTCAAGGGCGCACGCAATGGCGCTGTCTACGGCGCAAAAGTCCGCTTTCCACATGCCTTGGT GATGATAATGCTCTTTCGCTCCGGAAC ATTCCGTGAGAAAGTACGACTCATTTTCAATGCTACAAAAACACACGCCCTGAATTTGGCAAAATTTGCGACGATATACAAGTCAACATGCTTGCTTCTGAAGCTGTACGGGCCTACGCCGGGCAAAGAAG GCCCTTATGACAGCTTTATTGCCGGTCTTCTAGGCGGCTACGTTGTGTTTGGCCAGCGATCCAAGCGCGGCAAGATCTCGAGCGTCAGCCAGCAAATCGTCATCTACATCTTTGCGCGCGTCgcgctggcgctggcgcGTCTGGCAGTCAAGCCCGGGTATGGTCTTCCGGGGGTGTCAGAACCGAAGCAGAGTGCGGCGATCAGTCACTATGCCTGGCCAGTCTTTGCCAGCATGTCATGGGCAGCCGTGATGCATCTCTTCAGATGGCATGCCGCCGAGCTGCAGCCTAGCTTGCGCAGCAGCATGGTTTACATCTACCAGAATTCTGACGACTGGGACGGGCTACGGAACTTTATATGGCACAACAAATGA
- a CDS encoding hypothetical protein (COG:O; EggNog:ENOG503P70G) — protein MAPQTYDCQICLSPFTSPLSPLPPFALPGCNHFHCPGCLSENLAQSLKSLPFKPATCCTQATFIPPSVFRRREFGIPRDRVRLYRQKITEYQASYPTSPASRRRRQQTPPETVQGLSGVRIVFYGAPMPLKVNLPTYCHDAKCGAFIPDVMGGRCRRCKKRTCEICKMGMHLGQGGCRKEDLFRIEERTEVRRLAAMELVTLDVKKVKAASRSEREKMEREKREKREREKELWALTRALMREKEWKRCPRCKNGVEKTEGCNHMICVCGIDWCYRCERVWGASHIIGVGACAG, from the coding sequence ATGGCACCCCAAACCTACGACTGTCAAATCTGCCTCAGCCcattcacctcccccctctccccccttcctccctttGCCCTCCCGGGATGCAATCACTTCCACTGCCCCGGCTGCCTCTCGGAAAACCTAGCCCAATCCCTCaaatccctccccttcaaacCAGCCACCTGCTGCACCCAGGCAACCTTCATCCCTCCCTCTGTCTTCCGCCGCCGGGAGTTTGGTATACCACGAGACAGGGTGCGCCTCTATCGACAGAAAATAACAGAGTACCAAGCCTCCTATCCTACGTCACCTGCGTCAAGACGAAGGAGACAACAGACACCACCGGAAACGGTACAGGGTTTGTCAGGGGTGAGGATTGTGTTTTATGGAGCGCCGATGCCGCTGAAGGTCAATTTGCCAACTTACTGCCATGATGCGAAATGCGGGGCGTTTATACCGGATGTTATGGGGGGCAGGTGTAGGAGGTGCAAGAAGAGGACGTGTGAGATTTGCAAGATGGGGATGCACCTCGGGCAGGGCGGCTGtaggaaggaggatttgtTTAGGATTGAGGAGAGAACcgaggtgaggaggttggctgCTATGGAGCTTGTTACCTTGGATGTGAAAAAGGTTAAGGCGGCAAGCaggagtgagagagagaaaatggagagggagaagagagagaagagggagagggagaaggagttgtGGGCGCTGACGAGGGCGCTGATGAGGGAAAAGGAGTGGAAGAGGTGCCCGCGGTGTAAGAATGGGGTTGAGAAGACGGAGGGCTGTAATCATATGATTTGTGTTTGTGGGATCGATTGGTGCTATCGTTGCGAGAGGGTTTGGGGGGCTAGTCATATCATTGGGGTGGGGGCTTGTGCTGGGTAG
- the NSA2 gene encoding Ribosome biogenesis protein (BUSCO:EOG09263ZBF; COG:J; EggNog:ENOG503NYAP), protein MPQNEYIERHRKLHGKRLDHEERTRKKAAREGHKQSENAQNLRGLRAKLYAKQRHSQKIQMRKTIKQHEERNVKGAPAENEPSNPIPSYLLDRANPTSAKALSSQIKSKRAEKAARFSVPIPKVKGISEEELFKVVKTGKKVHKKGWKRVVTKPTFVGPDFTRRPVKYERFIRPMGLRYKKANVTHPTLNVTVQLPILGVKKNPSNPLYTQLGVLSKGTIIEVNVSDLGMVTASGKIAWGRYAQITNNPENDGCLNAVLLV, encoded by the exons ATG CCCCAGAACGAGTATATCG AAAGACACCGCAAGCTTCACGGCAAGCGTCTCGATCATGAGGAGCGCACGCGCAAGAAGGCCGCTCGTGAGGGCCATAAGCAGAGCGAGAATGCGCAGAACCTCCGCGGCCTGAGGGCCAAGCTGTACGCTAAGCAGCGTCACTCGCAAAAGATCCAGATGCGCAAGACGATCAAGCAGCACGAAGAGCGCAACGTCAAGGGCGCCCCCGCCGAGAACGAGCCCTCCAACCCTATTCCCTCGTACCTTCTCGACCGCGCCAACCCCACATCCGCCAAGGCTCTCTCCAGTCAGATCAAGAGCAAACGTGCCGAGAAGGCGGCGAGATTTTCGGTGCCGATTCCCAAGGTCAAGGGTATCAGTGAGGAGGAGTTATTCAAGGTTGTCAAGACGGGCAAGAAGGTGCAcaagaaggggtggaagcGTGTGGTTACGAAGCCTACTTTTGTTGGGCCTGATTTCACCAGACGGCCGGTCAAATACGAAC GTTTCATTCGCCCCATGGGTCTCCGGTACAAGAAGGCCAATGTCACACACCCAACTCTCAATGTCACGGTACAGCTCCCGATCTTGGGCGTCAAGAAgaaccccagcaaccccctgTACACCCAGCTCGGTGTTTTGTCCAAGGGTACCATTATCGAGGTCAACGTCTCCGATCTTGGTATGGTCACAGCTTCCGGAAAGATTGCCTGGGGTCGTTACGCCCAGATTACCAACAACCCCGAGAACGACGGCTGCCTGAACGCTGTTTTGCTTGTCTAa
- a CDS encoding hypothetical protein (COG:S; EggNog:ENOG503P4FG) — translation MGIADLLGAITGEKPSPSPTSNPTSRHSTTAPKRKAEDDLRNTLPKAPRTETTADGLSRPNISSPKPASRPIDKSTTASGSAYSGSSRPPVKSTTASATRPSTVVTNGTRPGVSSNGSKPLPSRPVANRPSPSDSGPPKKRSFAEIMARARENQEARESLGKISHKPVERNLTMKERKELKADQAKQAKVAGRKGSAAPPASSRTAPKNGVERNRVSPGASSAKAKAAAEEENKKIKKAALATTGYTGTARPRPGATTKPKASSSGPDRDPRDKVRERPRYGGSRSRYEEEDDDLDDFVEYDEDEDDPYAYGRRGGYDDMSDESDMEAGLSDIEVEETAAERRARLEDKQEEEREKRLKREKEERKRKALEAMRASRR, via the exons ATGGGG ATTGCGGACCTTCTTGGGGCCATCACTGGCGAGAAACCCAGCCCATCACCGACCTCAAACCCCACATCGCGACATAGCACGACGGCACCCAAACGAAAGGCCGAGGATGATTTGCGTAACACGCTCCCAAAGGCACCGCGCACTGAGACCACCGCAGATGGGCTATCGCGGCCCAACATCAGCTCCCCAAAACCAGCTTCCCGGCCGATAGATAAGTCCACAACCGCTTCCGGAAGCGCATACTCTGGGTCATCGCGACCACCAGTCAAATCGACGACTGCGTCAGCAACCAGACCAAGCACAGTTGTGACCAATGGCACCCGTCCAGGTGTCTCCTCCAATGGCAGCAAGCCTCTGCCATCGCGGCCTGTCGCTAACcgaccatcaccatcggACTCGGGCCCCCCAAAGAAGCGGTCATTTGCAGAAATTATGGCGAGGGCACGTGAGAACCAGGAGGCACGGGAATCGCTTGGCAAGATCAGTCACAAGCCAGTGGAGAGGAACCTGACCATGAAGGAGCGCAAAGAGCTGAAGGCGGACCAGGCAAAGCAGGCCAAGGTCGCCGGCAGGAAAGGCTCTGCAGCCCCCCCTGCATCATCTCGAACAGCTCCAAAAAATGGAGTCGAGCGGAATCGTGTGTCTCCTGGAGCCTCGAGTGCCAAAGCGAAAGcagcggccgaggaggagaacaagaagatcaagaaggctgccTTGGCGACAACTGGTTATACCGGCACAGCACGACCCCGGCCAGGTGCTACCACCAAGCCAAAGGCTAGCAGCAGCGGCCCTGATCGTGACCCGCGAGACAAGGTACGCGAACGTCCCCGATATGGCGGCTCTCGCTCAAGAtacgaggaagaggacgacgacCTGGACGACTTTGTTGAGtatgatgaagatgaagacgaccCGTATGCCTATGGCCGTCGCGGTGGATATGACGACATGTCGGATGAGTCTGACATGGAGGCTGGTCTTTCCGACATTGAAGTCGAAGAGACGGCGGCTGAACGTCGTGCTCGCCTAGAGGACAAGCAGGAAGAGGAACGCGAGAAGCGGCTGAAGCGCGAGAAGGAAGAGCGAAAACGCAAGGCTCTAGAGGCCATGAGAGCCAGCCGGCGTTGA
- the RPP2B gene encoding 60S acidic ribosomal protein P2 (EggNog:ENOG503P569; COG:J), giving the protein MKHLAAYLLLTLGGKATPSAADVKAVLESVGIEADSDRLDKLISELKGKDINELIAEGSSKLASVPSGGAGGAAAAGGAAAAGGAAEAAPEEAKEEEKEESDDDMGFGLFD; this is encoded by the exons ATGAAGCACCTCGCCGcttacctcctcctcaccctcggtGGCAAggccaccccctccgctgCCGACGTCAAGGCCGTTCTCGAGTCTGTCGGTATCGAGGCTGACTCTGACCGCCTCGACAAGCTCATCTCTGAGctcaagggcaaggacaTCAACGAG CTCATCGCTGAGGGTTCTTCCAAGCTCGCTTCCGTCCCAtctggcggtgctggtggcgctgccgccgctggtggtgccgccgctgccggtGGTGCCGCTGAGGCTGCCCctgaggaggccaaggaggagg agaaggaggagtcCGATGACGACATGGGCTTCGGTCTCTTCGACTAA
- a CDS encoding hypothetical protein (COG:D; BUSCO:EOG092610LQ; EggNog:ENOG503NVRQ): MNDMATAASPTPVGGGSHLNALGRRTSARQALRRPTSTSLSSRSQLGRSESSPAVSASLSSTTSRETRAHSQPQSNQQPITSALHDSSDDEEPVVPMKLSALTKALLNDGASEGVSRGGAQSVVSGRAASPPQRPASRVTRRSTASVSASAAVEDSETAVGEVRQTRRTARTSSVQRGVTGRSSPPRETSPAPQPRKRVVRLSNTSAGNNAFNSSFNGSFESSVRRSLSGTTGRSKRQESAEVVEKKSVQAPVPVEPEQQEVEQQLADINTPVVPVRTVRIAVGSSGSKGRSDSSSGHSKSSRGYSDHDQELGEEPATVGRSVAVAPQSSMRIGRIGKMGGSFLSGPARRGRRRQSEEDGQDHGEGDAFGSGQEPESQQPQYMGLGMEQPQSSFLASNYREFAAASGSPVSSRDPSRAAVRRGTSASVSPPEVRELERSHLELDFKIPTPPPRVPSSLGKENQAPAAQKPNPVVISLLDDTKEPAKPTQPLVSDIRANAAPSQRAASPDRKVLAQKSENTPRRAAPPPPPKMSVLDAATANAGASTTTQASKKRQVMLRVNGRTYTRIDCIGRGGSGKVYRVSAENGKMFALKRVSLESADENTVRGFKGEIDLLKRLHGVDRVIQLIDHELNLEKQLLSVLMEVGELDFNTLLKSRQSATEGARLDPVFIRYYWKEMLECVQAVHLKDVVHSDLKPANFVLVQGRLKLIDFGIANAIQTEMTVNVHRETQIGTPNYMSPESLMDSNQYAFTSAHNGKFSIPPPLQHHQKGTPRIMKLGKPSDVWSLGCILYQMVYGLPPFGKIANQMSRCQAIINWAYQVEFPEVTEDGSRVPPSLIRTMRRCLNREQKERPTCEELLADTDPFLYPQEFDPGVYAMAEQGKVLPITEELLGRIIQSVVQRCGERMPTPEEIKSGMLTQGYWAGVKRVVTGANSSGNSSR; this comes from the coding sequence ATGAACGACATGGCCACCGCCGCATCACCAACGCCAGTTGGCGGAGGGAGTCACCTCAACGCTCTGGGACGTAGAACATCCGCCAGACAAGCGCTCCGCCGCCCGACTTCGACGTCGCTATCTTCGAGGTCGCAGCTCGGCCGTAGCGAGTCTAGCCCTGCTGTCAGCGCATCTCTTTCTAGCACAACTTCGCGAGAGACGAGGGCGCATTCTCAACCTCAGTCAAACCAGCAACCAATTACTTCTGCGCTGCATGACAGCTCCGACGATGAGGAGCCGGTGGTACCTATGAAGCTTAGCGCTTTGACAAAGGCATTGCTTAATGATGGTGCGTCCGAGGGAGTGTCCAGGGGGGGTGCGCAGTCTGTTGTCTCTGGCCGTGCTGCTTCACCGCCACAACGTCCTGCTTcgagggtgacgaggaggTCGACTGCTAGTGTTTCTGCTTCTGCCGCTGTGGAGGATAGCGAGACTgctgtgggggaggtgaggcaGACGAGACGGACGGCGAGGACGAGTAGTGTCCAGCGTGGGGTTACGGGGAGATCTTCACCCCCAAGGGAGACGAGCCCTGCGCCTCAGCCACGGAAGCGCGTTGTGCGATTGAGCAATACCAGTGCTGGGAACAATGCTTTCAACTCGAGCTTTAATGGTAGCTTTGAGTCGAGTGTGAGGAGGTCATTGTCTGGTACTACTGGCCGGAGCAAGAGACAGGAGAGTGCCGAGGTGGTTGAGAAGAAGTCAGTTCAGGCTCCGGTGCCCGTTGAGCCTGAGCAGCAGGAGGTTGAACAGCAGCTTGCTGATATCAACACACCAGTTGTGCCTGTGAGGACGGTACGCATTGCCGTCGGGTCATCTGGCAGCAAGGGGAGGTCAGATAGTTCTTCAGGTCACTCCAAGAGCTCCCGGGGATATAGCGATCATGATCAGGAGTTGGGTGAGGAACCCGCGACTGTTGGACGgtctgttgctgttgctccTCAAAGTTCTATGCGGATTGGGAGAATAGGGAAGATGGGCGGGAGCTTTCTCAGTGGCCCGGCGCGTcgtggaaggaggagacagagtgaggaggatggacAAGATcatggagagggtgatgctTTTGGCAGTGGTCAGGAGCCTGAAAGCCAACAGCCTCAGTATATGGGCCTCGGTATGGAGCAGCCACAATCATCATTCTTGGCTTCCAACTATCGCGagtttgctgctgcttctggtAGCCCTGTTAGCTCCAGGGATCCCTCAAGAGCTGCGGTCCGCAGAGGGACCTCGGCTAGCGTTTCTCCGCCAGAGGTCAGGGAGCTTGAAAGAAGCCACCTCGAGTTGGACTTCAAGATTCCTACACCCCCACCACGTGTTCCTTCCAGTCTTGGGAAGGAGAACCAAGCCCCAGCGGCGCAAAAGCCAAACCCAGTGGTGATCTCCCTTTTGGATGACACCAAAGAGCCGGCGAAGCCCACCCAACCACTTGTAAGCGACATCAGAGCCAACGCAGCACCATCCCAACGAGCAGCATCCCCTGACCGCAAGGTTCTGGCACAGAAAAGCGAAAACACCCCCCGCCGcgccgcaccaccaccgcctccgaaAATGTCAGTGCTTGATGCTGCCACAGCCAACGCCGGTGCTTCTACTACTACACAGGCTAGCAAGAAGAGGCAGGTCATGCTCCGAGTCAACGGCAGGACGTACACCAGAATCGACTGTATAGGCCGTGGCGGTTCGGGTAAGGTGTACCGGGTCTCTGCGGAGAACGGCAAGATGTTTGCCCTCAAGCGTGTCTCTCTTGAAAGTGCCGATGAAAATACGGTGAGAGGATTCAAGGGGGAGATTGACCTGCTCAAAAGGCTGCACGGCGTTGACAGGGTGATTCAGCTGATTGATCACGAGTTGAACCTGGAGAAGCAGCTTTTGAGTGTGCTCATGGAGGTGGGCGAACTCGATTTTAATACTCTGCTGAAATCCCGACAGAGCGCCACGGAGGGGGCGAGGTTGGATCCGGTTTTCATCAGGTACTACTGGAAGGAGATGCTCGAGTGCGTGCAGGCTGTTCATCTCAAGGATGTAGTGCATTCGGATCTCAAACCGGCCAACTTTGTGCTCGTGCAGGGGAGGCTCAAGCTGATTGACTTTGGGATTGCGAACGCGATCCAGACGGAGATGACGGTCAACGTGCACAGGGAGACGCAGATTGGGACGCCGAACTACATGTCGCCCGAGTCGCTGATGGACTCGAACCAGTATGCTTTTACGTCAGCGCACAATGGCAAGTTTTCGATCCCGCCGCCTCTGCAGCATCACCAAAAGGGGACTCCGAGGATTATGAAGCTGGGGAAGCCGTCGGATGTTTGGTCACTGGGGTGTATCTTATATCAAATGGTTTATGGTCTGCCGCCATTTGGCAAGATTGCGAACCAGATGTCGAGGTGTCAGGCGATTATCAATTGGGCGTATCAGGTTGAGTTTCCCGAGGTCACGGAGGATGGGAGCCGGGTGCCGCCTTCGCTGATtaggacgatgaggaggtgctTGAACCGGGAGCAGAAGGAGAGGCCTACTTGTGAGGAGCTGTTGGCGGATACGGACCCGTTTTTGTATCCCCAGGAGTTTGACCCTGGTGTTTATGCCATGGCTGAGCAGGGCAAGGTGCTGCCTATTACGGAGGAGTTATTGGGGAGGATTATCCAGAGTGTGGTGCAAAGGTGTGGGGAGAGAATGCCGACGCCGGAAGAGATCAAGAGTGGGATGCTCACGCAGGGGTATTGGGCTGGGGTGAAAAGGGTGGTTACCGGTGCTAATAGCAGTGGTAATTCCTCGAGGTAA